In Oreochromis aureus strain Israel breed Guangdong linkage group 17, ZZ_aureus, whole genome shotgun sequence, the genomic stretch TTCACCCTAAAAAATGTAGAACAGATCGTAAGaccactgaaaaattatgcCTGCAGATATACATAAAAGAAAGTTTACATAAAGAGACTGGAGGAGCACCCAACTACCTCTCTTGATCAAAATGTtaccaaaacacaaaataatgaGCACATGAAAATAATGTTAACAGTCATCTGCAGCCTACAGCCAAATTAAATCCTCAGCCAGCACAACAGACGCTCTTCCTTAATGTTATGGACGTGCAGTGTGGACaatgtttgattttgttgcaGCAGGTTATCGCTATAATTAGCTCTAAGAGATGAatcattttttccccacacGCACTAACAGGTAACAAAAACACGCACTGAGTCAGAAAGAACTCGCCTGCAAatgattttaaatataaaacaagcaaaaatgtcCATCTCAACGAGCCGTTTAATCTTGTATTCAGATCTAAGGCTGTGCCAGCAGGATGATGTAACTGTTTGTTGTATAAGTCCGTGTTTCCAAGGCAACTTTAATTTAGCAGATTTTCCCTGGAAGTGATCTGCCTTATTTGCAAGAACGCTTCTCAAAAAGAAGTGACACTGCATTGCAAACATGCTAATTAGCTCTCGTCCTTTTACGGTTCCACTGCGgtgaaaaagaagaagggaAGGAAGCTGATAAAACTGTGCGGCACAAGTGCAGGTGACACATCAATCAAACCCCGCCATCAACGCTCTTTGACAAATTAAGATGGACGCGAAAAACGCAGGCGCGTCATCATCGTCACCATCACCGCGCTGATTTCGTTCCACAAATGGAGCATAAATGCAGCGACTCTTAAAATTTGCAGTCTCAGGTAAGAAATTGCTGCATGTCACCTGTCAAGGTCTTCTCTCAGCCAATTATTGCACCACTGGATGCAGGCCCATCCACCCATTAGGTGTCAACTATGTAAACACAGTGCATTAACAATTCAGTGGACAGACGAAGAGTTCTGCTTCCCCCTGCACGACTCTCTTATGTTTTAATATCATAAACAGCAGAGAGAAGTAGGAGGCGAGAGCTTGATAGACCGAGTCTTCGTGAGCATGCTGGGCCTGACTCACGAGAATGAGATGTTTCCAAAAATAaagaagggagggagagaaagagggagagacagaatGTGCTGAACAGGCTGGAACAGAAGAAAACGAGTGGATTAactcccacccccaccctcactGCCACCTCCTCCCCTCCCCCCCTCCTTCTTTCCGAAAGCCCTTGGATTCATCACAAAGCATGCCGAATTAGTGGGAACAAATCGCCTGTATAAACACCCCTAAACACTTTCCCCAACTGCCACgatgcaaaaaataaattaagataAAGTAATAGTGATGCTGTCACAATTTTATTAAAACCTAAAGaagagtttaaaaacaaaagacctAAATGAtcgaaattaattaattttctcctctcctctgggGGCAGATGTGCCCCACAGTGAGCAGATGTCAGCAGTTGGTTGCGTGTTGTAACTAGGCACCGTGATGTACACGTTGGCTGTTCATTGTGACAGATTGCTCGATGCAAATGCAGTGCGATGTGAATGTGGTAGTCTCAGCCTCCTTGCTGAAACTCATAATACTCTGAAGCCCGTATAAGCCAGATAGCAGATTCGGAATATTTTAGTCTGTTAGGAAAATGTTTGCTATGCCTGCTAGTTTTGTCAGTTTTTATCCTTAAGCTTGGTATATCTTGAGTACAATAAAAGCGGGGGGGCGCACTGGTGCAGAAATCAAATAACAAAACTATTCAATTTTTCTGTGAcccaaatgtttcttttcctctctgtgAACTGCTGTGGGTAGATCATCCACATGATTTCAGACTCGCTCGGAGTGCATGTGCATAGCGCCTGATGAATAAGATGATTATCTCACttgcagagagacacacacagtgagagagagactaCATGACTCGTGACTGGTCAGCCTCACCAGATCTGGAGTATTGAAGAATGCCCGCGCACATGAACGCCCAAATCACACTCACTattaagcagacaaaaataacaaaagatgGCAAAGATGATACTGATAATTTCTCATGCAGCGAACCGATTCCCCGTCAGGACTCAGACGCCACAGCAGGGTATCATGGGACCCTTTAATCTAGCATGAAAGACATGGGTAATCCTTGTTGGGGGATTACTCCCGACCAGTACTCTCTCTTTGCATATTCCAACTTTGGTGTACAAGTGCTTAAGCGCTAACCCACCAATCACGATCTATCCATGGCTCCATCACTCATCCTAAGACTTAGCAGAGAAGGGGACATGTTTACACTTGACTCCCACCGCAACCAAGAGGATTTAACAGTGAAGAAACAGAACCTATGTGTAAGCCTACATAATGACCTGAACACTCTAAACAGACTGCGACAGCAGTTTTCCACAGCAAAAACCATCAGTTCACAGCATCATAACATTATGCTAAGATGTTTACATTCCAATGCACAGTTCAGTCCCATATTGTTTATTCTGTGTGATTTACAGAAAGTATGTGCAGTTATCAAAGtgtaaaatgatatttttttccTATCTCAATGCGGCTTAGGTAATTGCACTTGCAGGaataacataaacataaaatatcTTGAATGTGTTATGCATTAGCACAGGAGCATTTGAAGTAGAATAGCAAAACAGTAACAGTGTGGCGATTGTATAAGAAGCAGAAATCCTTACAGAAGCTCTGTGCTTGCTGTAAAAGTATGTTCATGCATTTTTTGGATGAGAAGCAAAGTAGGAAGATTTATACCACTCTCACATCTGTAGGCTAAATATGCCATTTGAGCAAACCTAGCTTAGCATAAAAGGTAACTTGCTAGTGGTAGTATAGGACATTGCTAGCGATGACATAAACATAACCACTTATAAAACAGTCAATTTCAACACAGACATTACTTTATCTTGCATGGATTGATCAAATAAGATGTAACATGTTAATAACGAGCTTCTGAATATGTATTTTAAGTACATTAGCTAGTTTTAGAGGAGTAGTAAAGctaggtgatttttttttatgtactaTGCTAATCTAATCACCCTTTCCTAGATTCATATTTAAGGTACAGCAAGAAAGTGGTATTAATCTTTTCATCAAGGCATATTTACAagcagggttttgttttttacaaaatGATTAACTATCCCTTCAAACCAAGCATTCTCATAAAAGtacatacaaaaacaaaaatcccacATCATAAAACATGTACACAACAGCCATAGTGTATTAATGTCACTTAATTCTGTCATCTGCTTCCATTAATCTACGGAGTGAAAAGATAATATCAATTGCTAGCTATGACACTAAATTGACACTACAGTCCAGTAGTGCTTTTAAATGCATACAGGTGTGATGCTAAGACAGAACGGAGTTCATCTGCTAAAACTTTTTGCCCCTAGCAAATTTCCAGAGAAATGATCCAGCCACTAAGTCTCACATTactggcaaagaaaaagaaatactgtttAAATATGCAGGACAGAACCTTTGAAGCTCCATCCCCAATTTAATCAGTTAATATTTAAAGCAGGAATATTCTTTATATAAGGCATTTGCATGATGGGCTGCAGAGAGGGTGGCTGCTGGAAATGAAGACATGAAGACTGAGATATTACAAGGCGAAATCTTAATCCTCCTGTTTTTAATCATTGGTATTCAGAGGCCTGCACTGCCTGTAATAGCTTGTCAGACATTAAATGCAGCAACATTTGCAACATTTACAGAACCTCACTATCATCCCCAGGAATCGAATGCATCATTATGTTCGGTTGTAGTAAACATTCTCTCATTTTTCAACTAACATCTTAGTCTTCATTAGCTTCGTAACATCAAACAATATCATACATAAAGGGGTTTATAATATTAACCTTGAGCTTGATGTATGTTATTTCACATTCTGTAGATGCATTTGTCCAAATTAAAATATGCATTACTTACATTGCCCCCCGAATTTTGCATAGTATTCTGTCATTACGTctaacagctttagaaaatGAAATTCATTTGAGAAAGAATGGATTCTGAAAGGATGGAGAGCATAACCAGATTAAATTCTGACAgccaaaagaaaagaataaaacaaaaaacagacaacaaTAGTTACATTTTAGCTAACACCTACACATGGAGACACAGTTGTGATCCTCACGTCATCATTCATTTGACCATTACCAATCGGCCATGGCACATTAGTCATGAAGCTGTAAGGCCAACAAAAACTACTGAAGCCCTCCACTATGAAGAATGTAAACCACATAGTATGCAGCAAAAAACCACATCCATTTGGCTTCACAGGCAGTTGAAACCTACTGATAGTGGATTGAACCGAGAGTGAGGGCAAACGCAAATGCATGAAAATCTGTAGCCACAAACCTAGCACAGTGTCACAAGGTCATTTaaccacacacattcacaaacagGCACATGTACACtgagcaaaataataataatttgaccAAACATCCCACGCAATAGTCTGTAAATGGCAtttcacaaaacaaaatgaattccCTTGAGAAATTATGCAAAGCGTATTGAACCACTGTATTGCCGGCTCCGTTCTCAAGCGGTCACACAATCAAacaaataagaagaagaagggcGATGCCAAGACAGAAAGCaattcttcctttttttcctgagtAGCCTGTCAGATGATTGAGTCATCCACTCCATTCCATTCGAGGCAGCTTTCCATATTTGAGTGCTTCTCGGCATGGACACTTGCTGCACTTTAATTAAGGTTTGCTATGCattatacaaacagaaaatgcttaAGAGTGCAGAAAGGCTCACATTAGTTGAGCTTTTTCCCCCCCATTCAAAAAAACTCTTTGCCAGTCAACAGATGGTATTTATTAAAATCATAGACAGCAAAAGAGGTCTATtgtgagatttatttttttttcttttagtgccCATTGGCAGTCCATTAAACAACTGAAACTGTGTGCGGAAATCCACTGAGATACAAGGAGAAAGGCATGGAATTAGGAATGTTTGTATTATTCATTGGCAGCCAAAATCCAATGCAGACGTCTTCTGATCATTAAATGAAAAGTATCTCCAGCAAAGCACTGTAATTGCCTCACAAAAATTATCTGCCTCCCCATCCCCCTCTTTCATGATCTAAACACAAGTGCACAGAACCAATTCCAGTCACATGGTAACGGCTTTGATTATGAACAATATGTTTCTTGATGTTTCTCGGGAGAGATGGTAGCTCAGAGGGAAAAGAGTTCAATGTGTGAGCTTGTCTGCCAGAATGAACCGCTTTCAAGCCAGCCACCTCTGCCTGTCATCTTCcctcagacacagagagaagctgtCTGTCATCTTCCCTCAGACATAGGGAGAAGCAGAATTACTGGGGCACTCAAATAAACATGCCAGAAATTGGGCCAGTGCTCAGTAGTGACACCATTTGTGATTTGCATATGctgaatgggaaaaaaaaaaaaaaaaaaaaaaactagaccAGTATTCCCTTTAATTTCACAATATCTGACTTGGCCCCTCTGGGGCCTAAGTGAAATGATCAATGTCCAAAATTAAACAGTAATTCCCAGCCTCATAATGAAAATGGACCCCTAATAGATATTTTTCATCAGCGGAACCTGCAGTCCAGGATGCAATTACCTGGAGTGTTTACAAGCCATTTCAGCACCATTTTTTGCATTTCCAGGCACCAAGGCTAAGGTCATTATTTAACGGAATGGGTTTTAGGTGGAAAAATATCCACATTGATGTCTGAATCACACAAAATTGGTAGTAACAAATATTGTATTATTCAGTTCATCAGTGTAGATGGAGACATTGCCAGCACATTGAAATTATAACCTTTCCAAGAGAAATACCACTCAATTTGAGGATAAATATATCTTTGCCTTGTTGTCTTTATTAggtttgctttgaaactgtaatgttaattagatttttttaatagtttccaTTTGACTCTATCAATCACAATCAATATACTAattgatatttttgtttgttactGAATGATTATGAATACTTATTTAGAGGTGGCAAATTTCTTGCACATACATATAAATTCAAAAGAAAAGGTTAATTTGCTCCATGTTCAGTGTTGCTGCAAATCAATGTGACCTTAAAACTGAGAGAAAGGGGCAAACTGCTATGTCATTTGTGACTGGAAGGCTCAGTATAAGGGCATTCATTATCCCAGAGTGGTTTGCCATTACTCCATATGGGAGTTGCATATATTACATATGAAATTCAGTGGTATTCCTCTTTAACACAGAGTGAGAAAAAAACTGCAAGGGTATGCACCCAGGGTTACATCCATGGAGATTATCCCCATTAAATGTCAAAGACACTTCATATTCAGTGACAAGGTTTAGCATACAGCATATTCTCTTTTGGCAAGCTGTTCCAAGGACTCAAATGACAGAAAAGATTGGGTTTGAAGAGGcatactttaaatattttttcatgtgttttgctTATAAAAAGCACGActatatacacatataaaaaCCTTTGTAGAAATAACCACAAATAATGTCTTAAACACAAAATGTGCACATGAGCAGTGGCTTTAAAATGCTAACCAGTCAGACACCTGGTGGTATAAGATGAGAAATTACATTTTAGAGAAAgaaatgtgcattttctttattttttatttttatttttttacttcagAATCTCTAAATCTGACCAGTCAACATTTCGCAACCCAATGACAGGGATAAATGCAAATTTTGCAAAATGgaaactttttattttcaaaaagcAACAGATTACACAGTTAACTTTCAGCAAATGCAATCCTAACTGAAACTGTACTCACATTCGGGACTTCAAAATGAAAAGACTCACATACTTACACACAATCTATCTATAATATACAAAAAAGAAtacataataaatattaaaatggccacaagagaaaaaagtaaGTCACTGAAAACAATCAGTAGAGAGCAAATGTAGGGAAAGTAGAAACAAGACGGTGTGCCTTaaatgtctctcttttttttttcttttacattttttacaaattgtGCAAGATTTCATACTAAGGCTCTGGtcttgaagtgactgttgtctgatccacacacacacacacacacacacacacacacacacacacacacacacacataaacacacagactcacacactcTCCCTGTGCTCTGAGCACTCTGTGGGGTGTAGCAAACCATTGCAGAATAAAAATGGGCTGCTCAGTGTATGGCCTGTGATGCACATGGGAGTGGACCAGCTTTTAAAAATGAACATGCACTTCACACTAATGTGAAAaataggaagaagaaaaaaaaaatctcccctTGCAcctaaagggggaaaaaaaggaaaaaaaaagaagaagaagaagaaaacttttCAGGAGTGATTGAAAATAAACCCCAGAAACATGACAATATCATAACCATTAAGGCAAGAACACCCGGAGTGGCATCAGCAATACTGTAACAATGTGATAGTGTTTAGGTACATGGATATGATGAAACATTTAACTACTTCTTCAATGTCTTTTTTAAGCACAAGGTTGTTTTCAAAagcaacttgtttttttttttaattccaaacatcacttcatcttttttttcctctgtttttttttttttgttttgttttgttttttgtaaaatgtgttAGGAAAATAACAATGCCAGACACTAGGGACATATGGATCGTAAAACTACAAGAAATCATTTCTAGATTTTAAGTTGCAACTTCAAAACCACACATTGTAAATCCCCCATCGTTAAGCCCCCTGCCCGGGAAATGAAAGAGATATCACTTACATTAAAACCATTTTATCCTCTTGTGATGGTGTAATCCAACAGTTTTTGCTTTACTTACAGCGGTTGTGTAGTCTGTTGCAAATTAAAGCATTCATTGTTTAGTTTGgagggagagggggagagaaggaaaaaacaacaaaaaagttgtCCTTGCAATGCAACTGtcgaccaaaaaaaaaaagcatctttaCATCTTCTTTTTAGTGCAactcttaaaatgtaaaacatttccAGTGATTCCTTGAGAGgtatcatttctttgttttgtgttttttttttcttttcatacttACGTATTTCACACCTCACAGAATAACGTGTCTTCAAAATATCCAAAGCAAGACGTCttgttttcactgttttgtCAAAtcgctctttcttttttttttttctttcaactttTTGCATCTCTGCATTGGCATGGCCTTCCACAATGTCTGTTTACTAGAACATAAACACAGGAGGTGATCCATTCCCCCTGCGTTATTCCCATTCCCTTCAGCCTCCGTGTGTGATACGATTTAGATTCAATCGCACCAGCACAGCCACGTGATTGGCAGTCCACCTTCAACCTCGGAAAAGAAGGGCCAGGAgaaggaggaacaggaggaaacTGAAGGATGAAGAGAAGGGAGATAGAAAGAGAGAGTACGCTGTACAATGGGAGCGAACCCAGATCAAGATCAATCAGGGCAATAGAGacatagatgagaaaaaaacccacagtaAAACCCTCATATAACACAGTAGGGTTCCCTTGGTAACCTGGATTTTCTGCAGTAGAGGAGTGTGGTGCTGAAGCAACGCCGAAGCTCTCTGTTGGAGAAGATGCAGATGAAAGGATTGACCCCAGCCTGGGCAAAGCTCATCCACACGGCTGCTGTCAGGTAGCCTCCAGGGACAACGGGGCCCCTTGCAAACACTCGCCAGTAGCAGGCGACCAGGTAGGGCCCCCACAGTGCCAGGAAGAAAAACGTCATGATGTAGAACATCCTACTAATCCTCTTCTCGGTTTTGAATTCATCCAATACCAGTAGACGCCTGCGGCCCGCTGCATTGCTGTTCTGCCGGATGCCCAGCAAAGTAGGCGGGGTGGGGCCTCTACCAAATCCAGCCAGCCAATTAGCCGCCGCCTGCCCGCTGGCACCTGGGCCATGGAAGGTCCAGTTCTGGCTGACGGCAGGCACGAACTGGACGGGCTTCATCTTTCGACGGTCGTGGACGAAAAAGATGAGCTTGAGGTAAACCAGCTGTGTGGCCAGGAGGATGAGTGCCAGCAGAAGCATGAAGCCCAGCGAATCATTTGCCCTGAAGGAACGGTGCTGGAATGTGCACTGGTCCTCCTCCCGGATAAAAGAGTACGTCCCTACATCTAGCACCGGAGGGAACGCCATAGCCACAGACAACGTCCACACCATACAGATGACAGCCAAACACGTCCAGAAAGTCAGCCTCTTGGTGTAGAAACGGTGGTGTGCGATGGCCAGGTAACGGGTGACGCTGACACAGAACAGCATGAAAGCCGTGTGGAAACAGGAGAGCACACCCAGGAAGGCGATCACTTTGCAGGTCAACGTGCCGTAGGTCCAGGCAGACCCATTCTTGACCGAGGTGAAGACAAAAGGGAAGCAGATGGCGGAGCGCAGGATGTCAGAGGCGCACAGGTCCAACAGGAAATAGTAGGGCGCTCGGTGCAGGCTCTTGTCTTTGACCAGCAGGATGGAGATCAGGAGGTTTCCGACCACACCGACTCCAATGATAAAACCCAGAGAGGTCAGTTTGAGGAACGTGGTGAGAGGAGAGACATTCTGCAAGATGTTGTGGTCCCCTGCATGGCTATAGTTCGCCATAGATGGAGGAGGGATCATAAAGATAGCGGAATAGCTTCAGCCAAGTATCATGATCTAGAGGTGGCAGGGGGAGGCGTTAGATCCATTTGGCGGTGTGCTTTGAAGAGGTTTCTAGGCGTATAGGCAACCTCTCCTCTAAGGCATCCTTTGTTCCTTTGTCTCAtcacacctaaaaaaaaaaaaatccctgaaaAATATGTTCCACCCATCAACATTCAGTCCCATACAACAGTTAAATTACACCTGCACCATCTATACTCCGAAGAACATAATTTTCCTTTGCCCTGACGTTTATTTAATGATTTACTTTTTAGCATTTTGAGTGGCTCAGTGCAGAACTCTGCCTCAGCCTGAATACTTTGTCTACTGAGAATCACACAGACAGTAAGCGAGCTCGATCAGACTAAAGCATCAATGCGTTAGACTAACAGAATATTCTTTCACGTCGCTTCCTGAACAAAAGCAGCACAAAGGCAAGAAAGCACAGTTGAGGCTTCATTAACAAGCgactgatttttcttctttttttctgtcgtCTGTCGGAAATAAAcgagtgacacacacacacacacaaacaggtctaggcttagattttttttttttgttacattttcagCGCTCTGTGAAACATTAAGACAAATGCAGTCCAAAAATAAGCTCTTCTTGATCACACCCTACAGAACAGAGGAAGGCTCTCTGAATCGGTGGATGCCTCGAATAAACTCACCCCAACCTTTATGCGTTGTGGTAAATCGACGGAAGGGTGCATACAGTACGCGATaaagccccctttttttctttcttgtctgATTAAAGGTTA encodes the following:
- the gpr85 gene encoding probable G protein-coupled receptor 85, whose amino-acid sequence is MIPPPSMANYSHAGDHNILQNVSPLTTFLKLTSLGFIIGVGVVGNLLISILLVKDKSLHRAPYYFLLDLCASDILRSAICFPFVFTSVKNGSAWTYGTLTCKVIAFLGVLSCFHTAFMLFCVSVTRYLAIAHHRFYTKRLTFWTCLAVICMVWTLSVAMAFPPVLDVGTYSFIREEDQCTFQHRSFRANDSLGFMLLLALILLATQLVYLKLIFFVHDRRKMKPVQFVPAVSQNWTFHGPGASGQAAANWLAGFGRGPTPPTLLGIRQNSNAAGRRRLLVLDEFKTEKRISRMFYIMTFFFLALWGPYLVACYWRVFARGPVVPGGYLTAAVWMSFAQAGVNPFICIFSNRELRRCFSTTLLYCRKSRLPREPYCVI